From the Heliangelus exortis chromosome 14, bHelExo1.hap1, whole genome shotgun sequence genome, one window contains:
- the CYSLTR1 gene encoding cysteinyl leukotriene receptor 1, whose protein sequence is MPVPPHNLSCLHSIDDFRDRVYSTLYSMISILGFLGNAFVLYVLIRTYRQKTAFQVYVLNLALSDFLCVCTLPLRVTYYVHKGNWFFGDFLCRVASYALYVNLYCSIFFMTAMSFFRCVAIVFPVQSITLVTGRKAKFVCAGIWVFVTLTSAPFLQNGTYQHGNKTKCFEPPEDSRKTNLVVTLDFIALFLGFVFPFIIITICYAMITRTLLKNSLKKNQANRKKAVWMIIIVTLTFLVSFTPYHVLRTGHLRVLWLQSSSCEDAIFLQKSVVVTLPLAASNCCFDPLLYFFSGGNFRKRLTTFRKASSSSLTQAFRKKFSIKEKEEEPSGENHRESGKAAVASS, encoded by the coding sequence ATGCCGGTGCCACCCCACAACCTCTCCTGCCTCCACTCCATCGATGACTTCCGAGACCGCGTCTACTCCACCCTCTACTCCATGATCAGCATCCTGGGCTTCCTCGGCAACGCCTTCGTGCTCTACGTCCTCATCAGGACCTACAGGCAGAAAACAGCCTTCCAGGTGTACGTGCTCAACCTGGCCCTCTCCGACTTCCTCTGTGTCTGCACCCTGCCCCTGCGTGTCACCTACTATGTCCACAAAGGGAACTGGTTCTTCGGGGACTTCCTCTGCAGGGTCGCTTCCTACGCCTTGTACGTCAACCTctactgcagcatttttttcatgactGCCATGAGCTTCTTCCGCTGCGTGGCCATCGTTTTCCCGGTGCAGAGCATCACCTTGGTGACGGGGAGGAAGGCTAAATTTGTCTGCGCCGGCATCTGGGTTTTTGTCACCCTGACAAGTGCTCCCTTCCTGCAGAACGGGACCTACCAACACGGCAACAAGACCAAGTGCTTCGAGCCCCCAGAAGACTCTCGGAAGACAAACCTGGTGGTCACCCTGGATTTTATCGCCCTTTTCCTGGGCTTCGTTTTCCCCTTTATCATCATAACCATCTGCTACGCCATGATCACCAGGACCTTGCTGAAAAATTCCCTGAAGAAGAACCAGGCCAACCGTAAGAAGGCTGTCTGGATGATCATCATCGTGACCCTCACCTTCCTGGTCAGCTTCACCCCCTACCACGTCCTGCGCACGGGTCACCTCCGggtgctgtggctgcagagtTCCAGCTGTGAGGATGCCATCTTCCTCCAGAAATCCGTCGTGGTGACCCTCCCCTTGGCAGCTTCCAACTGCTGCTTCGACCCCCTGCTCTACTTCTTCTCGGGGGGCAACTTTCGGAAGAGGCTGACAACTTTTAGGAAGGCTTCTTCCTCCAGCTTGACCCAAGCCTTCAGGAAAAAGTTCTCcataaaagagaaagaggaggaaccCTCTGGAGAAAACCACAGGGAGAGTGGCAAGGCAGCTGTGGCCTCTTCATAA
- the LOC139802609 gene encoding lysophosphatidic acid receptor 6-like produces MLPGKTNAVSRARALTWDKTPHSAEIKAGSNPRARSHSSSAAQQPHDPGMQKTVPGCFFQQTYSSLAGFISMKRDHMKDLRRYLVLKYIQYLVLSSSNALSTLLGLLGSSYTLLTLQSDKVSSKSTTVLISSLAKADILVVISLLSQLFLWTFEARGSSPASSSPLLQNLLTANTHLSCLLLSCVALEAFLITFYPTQSRHLRTVRNARLAARTLWILVAAECVLFQVDDLLLQAPPSSPFLLLFHVSISLLRSLSYLLGILLRILNVYIYYKIFFSISHRSALKAK; encoded by the exons atgttGCCTGGCAAAACAAATGCAGTCAGCAGAGCCCGGGCTCTGACGTGGGACAAAACTCCTCATTCTGCTGAGATAAAAGCAGGAAGCAATCCAAGGGCAAGGAGccattccagctctgctgcacaaCAGCCACACGACCCAGGGATGCAGAAAACTGTTCCTGGATGTTTTTTCCAGCAAAC TTATTCTTCCCTCGCTGGCTTCATTTCCATGAAGAGAGACCACATGAAGGATCTGAGAAGATACCTGGTGCTTAAATACATCCAGTACCTCGTTCTGTCCTCTTCCAATGCCCTCAGCactctgctggggctgctgggcagctcctACACCCTCCTCACCCTGCAGTCTGACAAAGTTTCCTCCAAGTCCACCACGGTCCTCATCTCCAGCCTGGCAAAAGCAGACATCCTGGTTGTCATCAGCCTCCTTTCCCAGCTGTTCCTCTGGACCTTTGAGGCGAGGGGCTCCTCTCCAGCATCCTCCTCACCCCTGCTGCAGAACCTCCTCACGGCCAACACACAcctcagctgcctgctgctcagctgtgtgGCCTTGGAGGCTTTCCTGATCACCTTCTATCCCACCCAGTCCCGGCACCTCCGGACGGTCAGGAATGCCAGGCTGGCAGCCAGGACCCTCTGGATCCTGGTGGCTGCAGAGTGTGTCCTGTTCCAGGTGGATGACCTCCTCCTGCAGgctccccccagcagccctttcctcctgctcttccacgtctccatctccctgctcaGGTCCCTCAGTTACCTCCTGGGGATTCTTTTGAGGATTCTCAACGTCTACATCTactacaagatttttttcagcatctctcACAGGTCTGCACTGAAAGCCAAGTAG